CAGAGAACACATCTGGGGCCAAACTAATCTTCCTTCAATTTCTCTGGCTAGGTTAGGGCTACAATGTATTCTCCTCAACCTGCAACTCCAACCCACCCTACCCTACCCCTTGACCCCTGAAGGCAAAATAAGGTTTGTCATTTCATTTCCCCctcaattttaataaagtaaCAGATCCCCAAGAGAAACTTAGAAATGCTGCATAAGTAgtagcatttattttctcttaggcAAGTCACCTCTGGAATGCTCTAGGATCTTTTTTAcccattttgttccttttattttcatttcatattattttagcCACTCTTTTTGATCACTCCTTTCCACAGGAAACCACTCCCTTGCTACTGCATTCTCCTAGCTCTCCTGCTTCCTTTCATTATGCCTCTagatcctcttccttctcccaggtTTTAGAAGTATCTCCTAAGGTCTATCCCTTctctttcttactctttcttcTAATGAGTTTGTCTAACGGAGTTATGGTTAAAGCATGGTCTCCAGAATTAGACTAGCCTGCCTGTGTTCAAGATCCTATGTCTGCCAGTTACTTGACTGTGACCTTCAGCAGCTtgctttaacctctctgtgtctcagtttccttgtctgtaaaataacaGAAACTACTCATGAGGTTGTTGAGAAAATTTAATGgaataatatataaaagtatttcaaagagTACCTACCACACAGTAAGCAACTATTATCTCCTTGGCATTAACTCTTAGCTCTATGCTGAAACTCCCAAGTCTCTAACTCTAGCCCTAAGCTTTTAGACCCTCATTTCCAGCTGTTTGTTAGACATTACCTAGATGTACTACTTGCACTACAAACTCAGTATGTCCAAATCAACAACCCTATACCTCCCTAAACCTGTTTAGCCTCTGGCCCTCCTATTTCTGATATTATTGTTACCATCATGCCAGTCACCAGCCTCAAAGCCTCAGTCATTATCACTTTCTTCCTGTTTTAACTCCTTCCAATCAGCTGCCAAACCTCTTATATGCACAATAAcatttctctccatcccctcatctccattcccactgcctcTACCTAGTTCAAGCCCTCATTGCCTCTTGTTGAGAAACCATAATAGTTTCCTAATTTGTCTTCCCACCTCCAGTTTCTTCCTCTCCAGTACTCCTCTGCACCACTGCCAGATTTATCTTCCTCTGAGTAAAATGCTAATGATGACACACTCCTCTTCCAAAACCTTCAGTAGATCACCACTGTCTACTGAATAAGGACCGAAAACTCCTTACCCTTGTATTATAAGGCCTTTGATGATCTACCTCCAGCTTTTCTTTCTAGCATCTTCTCTTACTCTTCTGCTTTAGCTACTCTCTATGCCAAACAAAACAGACTGTTCACTCTCCTTTGAACATACTTGAGCTTTACCAACTCCATTCCTATTCAGGATATTCCCTGTGCCTTGAATGCCCCTCCCTCCCTATTTCCACATGTTCAAACCATACTAAGCCTTCAAGGTTCAGCTCAAAGGCTACTTCTTCAATAAAACCTTCCCTGATGACACTCCCTCCTTCACTCCAGTCAAGAACAACTcctatattctttaatttctctcttgtGGCATTTATCACTTTTCACCTTGTTCTTAAACTCACCATGAACTTGCAGTCCTCCATACTTGTTATTCTCTCTCCCTAAAAtgccctctcctctttccttacCCATCGCATCTCAGTTATcatcttctctgtgaagcctttctAGACTTCTTACGATGATTTAAATACTTCTGTCTTGAACATTcttacaaagcattttcataatgaaataataatttacatGTTTATCTACTGGTTTCTGAGTTTACCCTCATCTTCGTATCCCTAATGTCTAGGGTCATTTCTGGTATATTATAAaccctcaataaagctaaaattaatctgtgaatgaatgattgagtgaatgaatgaactaatctCAGCTTATCCAGAGATGATAAACTTGTTGAGCCAAGTAGAATGTCATGCATTCTATATCCCTCACTTTACCCAGCACAGTGCTTTGTGCCtattaagtactcaataaatatttgttcactgaacaaattaattcaacaaaatacaaaacaatctcTAATCCTTTGCTTCTTTTCATTATGCATCCTGTTTTGGCTCAATCACTCCTTAATCCTCCCTCTGGTCACAGGACCAGAACCTTTAAGGCCCCATAGCATTGCTATGTAAGACTTAAGTGGTCTACTATGGGAAAATCATGGTTTCATCCCTATACCTACATGGAGCTAGCCATGATttagtccttctcaaactcctgtCAAAGCCCACGTCGATATTCTAAACCTAACCCTGTGGAATCTCGTCTCATTCCAGCTTACCTCCTGATGACCCCTTATCAGGCTGTCCACTAAAGCTGGGAGTGCTgacaggaggtggggctggggcacTGGTCAGGATACTCTGCTTTGGCTTTTTGGCTGGCATCTGGGGATCAATCTTTAACCCCTTCAGGGCCTCAGTAGAGAGATTACGTTTGAGTACAGCTGCCTTTTTGTAGCCATCATATAAACCAAAGGCAATGTCTCGATTGGTGGTCGTCCAGGAAGCCCGTAAATCTACCAAGTGCAGCTGGTGTGTGTGAAAGGCAGGATCCCCGACCCGAGTAGAGAGCTCCtaggaaacaggaaaagaacCTCAGGGCAGCATGGAAATTCCCACCATTCCTCCTGGGCCATaaatgcagagagaagaaaacaagccTATTGAATAAGAAACCTGTTCTGGGGGAGACAAGAAAACGctggagaaggaaaaactaaGTGGTCTTAGTGTGTGCATTTGATTACACTCTGACTATACCCACTGTATTTTAAATGACTCAGAATTACAACTTAAAATAACTTCcttaattgggggaaaaaaacaccaaataagGTTCTAGGAAAAAAGTTTTACTCTATTTCCTGAAGGGCAAGAGACtatctttagaaagaaagaaaagaaattttgaaaaagaggaatgCTGATACAGCTGATACAAGTGAGTGCATCATAAACTAATGACATACATGCTTGGAATATAATTAGGAATGTTACCAGGAACTTAGCCTGAAACCTActactatggactgaattgtgtcccccccaattCCTATGTTGAGGCCATATTccacaatgtgatggtatttggagatggggcctttaacgAGGTAATTACGTTTTGATGAGGTCAAGAGGGTGAGGccctcatgatggaattagtgtactcctaagaagagacaccagagagcttactctctctctcttttcccaccatgtaaggacacagagaaaaggccgcCATCtaccagccaggaagagagccctcaccagaacctgacaatgctggcaccctgatcttaaacttcccagcctccagaactgtgagaaagaaatttctgttgtttaagccacccagtctgtggtattttgttatggtagcatGAGCAAACTAAGACATCCACTGATAGAAATGAGATAATAAAGAGACTGTGTCAGGCAGTACCTCCTCAGCCATGCGACTGCTGTGCCGTTGGTAGGTGAGGGACGACAGGCTCAGTAGGTGGGTCTTTGTTACCAAAGGATCAAGGCAGTGATCAGCATTCTCTTCAGTGGGCGAGGCCATCAAGTGAACAGTCACCTGACTTAAGTCACTAACCATCTGGGTCACACTCCAGTCAGAGATGAGGCGCCGCATTACTGTGCCCGCTGAGAAAAGGAGGCATTCAGAGTCTGTGCAGACCAGTACAGAAGAATAGTATgggacagaaagagaggaagggaaaggaactgAGGGGAAAAGGACAAAGAATAGGCCAGGAGAAATGAAGGGAGTCTGACCTTACCTTGAGGTATAAGCCGCTGAGTTCCCCGAGTAAAGACATGGCCCTGACTGCACTCAATCTGGATGCCCCGTTGCTGGGCGAATGAGGCCCAATAATGCACCTGGCAACAAGACAGTATAACAATGAATGAAGGATGGCATGAGAAAGACAGATGGAGACCTAATaagagaagacaagaaaactAGGGAAGGGGAACAGAACTGAAGATGTCAGCAGGGTCATCAGAGCCTGACCTGCAACTGGGGAAAGAGTGCAGTATAGGAAAGCTGCTTGTAGTGCTGGCCAAGTTTCTTCTTGCTGGGTTTCAGGTTATTGAAGAGCTTTCCCCTGCAGATAGGCCTTGTGACACTAGTCCAAGTTGCCCAAAAGTTTTGCATCCAGCGCAGGGTACTACTATATAGCAGAATTCGGGGCTGGGATATTGCTGCAAAGGAAAGGATAGACATTTCCTACCTGTAGTTAAAACATAGAGATGAAACTAAATCCTTCCCTAGCTTCAGGTTTTAGAGGTTTAAAAACCCAAACAGTACTCAGCCTCACACTCAAAGGAGAGGGGTCCAACACCCTCTCCTTTCAAAGATCCAAGCTCTTTGCTTTCACTAACCCTCTCCAAAAAAAAGGTCTAACCCAAGTCTTCCTTTGCCCTTTCCCTATCCCTTCCCCAGGGGGTCAAGCTGAAGTCCTCAGTGTCTAAGCCCATCCTCCCAGTCCTTCCTCCCCCTTGCCCCAAACCCAAGCCTCACTCCCGCTGTGCTGAGTCAGATCCATCTTGATGGAGAGATTGAGGTTCTCAGAGCGGAAGGCCCGGTAGGAGTCATGGAGCTGGCCCAATGGCACCTCAGGCAGGAATTCTGGGGCCCGCAGAGTGACACCATGGTGATCATAGGGGTTCCCATGGCATAGCCACTGCAGATCCAGTGTCATGCAGAGGTCAGGCAGGTGAAGGAAGCAGCAGTCGTCATACCTGCCTCACAAGAGAGCCCCAGGGCTCAGTGCCCTGGTTATTTGCAGCCCCTCggctcttcccctctccttccaccctGAGTCCCTCACCCTGTTAAGGTCCCACCCATCAATCCACTCACTTAGAGGCTGTTCTCACGTTGACATCCAAGTCACCCTTGAACACAAACTGACCCGGTttccaatgaaaagacaagtgGCTCCACTCCCAgtgcatattttcagttgtgttGTACGGATCCTATAACCACCCACAAGAACTTGGTGAGATATGGATAAGAGTATCACCCTCATCTTCCAAATCAgtacatttctttcttcccctatGTGCTGTACAAGCCCCAACCATACCACcctaataagaaaacaactcctCTAGGCACCTCACCTCAGTAGCCAGCTGGTGCAGGTTTGCCTGTTCAATGTCCATATGCCAGTCCCCATGGAACAGAAGACGGCTCTTGTCCCACCAGGGCAAGGGTGGGCTGGGGTCAGCTGAGGGCTTGGTCAAGAGGTCCACAGATTGGCCAATCAGTGTCCAGGCTGGATCCCAGCATGGGCCCCACACCACTGTGTACTGGAAGATTTCCGCTGGGGTAGATAGGCAAAGGGTACACCTTGTTACACAACTTcatccctcttcttccttcaCTCCAGAAGGGCCTCAGCTCATCTCCCACCCCAGCCATCACAAACATGTCTTAGCCAAACCAACTGCCCTCCTCTACTCACAGTGGAAGTCGTGGTAGAACTTGAGTGGGGGCATGTTCCTCTCTACTGCCACGTTACCCCATGGAAGCCCCAAATGCAGGATTTGACGCCGACGGGAACAAGGCTGACCGCTCTGCTCGGTGCCCACAAGTCTACCCATCAGCCGCCAGTCATGGATCTCAAACAGGTACCGGGGATAGTCTCTTATCCGAACTGTGATTATAGGGAGGATACACACTGGCTATTCAAGGGACTATCTCAGCACTCTCAGGCATTCTTCTCCCTGCCACTATTTTTACCCATCTGTTTCACAAAGTCAATGAGAGAATAAGAAGGAGCAGTTGGCAGCAAAGCTGAAAAGGGGCATGGAGACACTGAGCAGATGGTGAGGGGACTAACACTGAGATCCAAGTGTTAGTTGTGTTAGTTGTCCCTTTATATTAGCCAACCAGTTTCAGTATGAAATTCAGGAACAGAAAAACGGGAAGAAGAGCCTACCCATCCCACTCTACCCACCCAAAAACAGCCACACTTCCCGATATAACCAAGCTCCTCTGTGATCACTCCAAGAGCTCCCTGGATCTCTGAGGACAAACACCAGGCCCTGCAAATAAGGAAGTACTACTTACCCAGAAACGTCTTGACACTGCACTTAAGCATACGACACCAGTGAATGACAAGATCTACTCCCTCAGCAGGAAAAGGACTCCCTGGATCAAGCTCTCGAACCTGCTCTACCACACGTTCAGGCCCGTGGAAAGAGGCATCTGCCAGAGCCACCAGCTCTAGTCCTACCAGGCTCCAAGTGAGCAGTGCCCGGCGCATGGGTGTGTTGCCATAGAGACGACGGGAGCGCTGGATGTAGATTTCGATGTTTTTGTGTTCCAGAGAGGCATAGAGCTCCTCAATTTTGCGGGCTGGCAGTAACTCCCCATGTTGCTTCCGAAGGGCAGCCACTTTGGCATCCAGCAGCTGCAGCCTTTTGGCACTCTCCTTACTTTCATCCTTCATCAGTTCATAGTTATCACGAAGTTTTACCTCAAAAATGTCATCCAGGAAAACCCATGAGAAGTGCTGAACCTTCAAGAGTAGATCAGGTGGGAGTGGGGCAAGGCTTGGAGACGCCTGAGCACGAGTTCCTTGATGCAGCCCCTTCAGCCATTTCTGAACTCCCACAGCCTCGTCCAGAGTTCGAGAGAAATCATACTGATAAGGGAACTCCACTGACAGTGAGCCCAGAGAGAGGAGCCAAACACGGTTCCGGAGGGTCTGCAGCACAGGGAAGGGGTTCCGATGGAGGATCATCTCCTCCAGCTCAGGTAACAGCTGCAACTCTACCTCCTTGAAGTTGAAGATACTGTTGCCATCAAAGCCAGCAGCCAGCTCTGGGCAGTAAGCCTGCAGTGAACCCCCGTGCCGGCTCAAAGACACACTCTCAGCAGCCAAGGTAATGAACTTGTCCTCAGCTACAAAAGCTGTCAGCTTGGCTGTGCTCACCTCTAGTGCCAGGTTCAGCAGCCGCTTTGGGGGAGATGGCTCAGGGAGACGGCCTTCTGGCTCAGAAGTGGTCCCTGGAGTCTCTAGTGCAAGGGGTGGAACAGTCTTGGAAAACAGAGTGGCTCTTAGTAGGTCTCGACACTGCAAGGTGGCCAGGATGTGCTGGTACAGGTACATGTGATCTGGGGGGCTCCAGAGTAAGGTCAGCCCTGTACCACACTGaacctttaaaaaacaagagaaaaggatCTATCAGTTACCACAACCCAGAACAGGAGAGATGGCAGGGATTTTTATACATGCACACCTGGCTCAAGAACCGTCTCCACCCAGAAGTCTTTCCTGAGTAACCATATTAATTGCCCCCTTTCCTTATTCCCCTCAGCACCAATATGCTGAGCTAACAGTTCTTACTTATCTTACACTTAAGAGCACTTACACTTTTTAAGTTTGCCTCAACTGGATTCTGAATTGAGAGCAGAGGCCACATGTTTTAATTTGGCATCTACAATAATACTTCCAAAGTATACAGCATGTGCTCAATAAACCATTTGGCTTTGTTTCTGCTCATAAGTTCTGTCTATAGCAGCCACACTCTGTATAATAACCACTGCAACAATCAATTTGAAAATGTTGCACACATTGATTGCATCTTGACttaattctcttttttacttttattttttttgaggaagattagccctgagctaacattggctgccagtcctcctctttttgctgaggaagactggggctgagctaacatccgtgcccatcttcctctattttatatgtgggacgcctgccacagcatggcttgccaagcggtgctatgtctgcacacgggatcccaaccagcaaaccccaggccgccgatgtggagcatgcgaacttgaccgctgtgccaccaggccggccccttgactTAATTCTTAAGAAGTATAAAAAGTTCTGACTACAAGTCCATACAGCAATTGACTTATGTGAAAGTATGCCTCAAAGAAGGgagtagaggggccggcccggtggcgcggcagttaagttcgcacgttctgcttctcggtggcccggggtttgctggttcagatccagggtgcggacatggcactgcttggcatgccatgctgtggtaggcgtcccacatgtggagtagaggaagatgggcatggatgttggctcagggccaggcttcctcagcaaaaaaggaggaggactggcagtagttagctcagggctaatcttcctcaaaaaaaaaaaattaagaaataaaaatataaataaagaaagaaaattaaattggttataaaaaaaaagagaagggagtaGTGTTTGTCAGCTTGTAAAACAAAGTCAGTTCTGAATAGCTAAGCAGACAGGGAAAATTTAAATTCAAGGACAGAAAAATTCATTTGAGTTTCAGCCTCTGAAAAGGAAACTCAAGCTTCCAAAGGAAGTTGAAGTCTGACAAACAGGAAGATATCCTACTCTCCTCCTAAGAGGGTCCCATGTCCATTTGCTACCCTGAGATGGAAAGCCTCTGAAAACTTGCCAGTGCCTCCATCTTCAGATCCCTTCTAGCCTTTTGATGAGCTGAGTGCTTCAGCAAAATGACATCAGATCACGATCTTTAACAAGTCCCTTATTTTTCAGTGATATGCACTGAAACATTAACAGTTGAAATTACACGTCTGGtatctgctttaaaataatccgagaggggccagccctgcgcgctttgcttcagcagcccagggttcaacagttcagatcctgggcgcagacctaggactgctcatcaagccatgctgtggcagcatcccacatagaagaactagaatgacctacaactagatatacaacaatgtactggggctttgaggagaataagaaaaaaagaggaagactggcaacagatgttagctcagggccaatcttcctcaccaaaaagcatatcAAAAAAATTAATCCCAGAGTGAGAGGCAGGGGTGATTGGTGGGAATACAACTGAAACAAGTTGGTCATAAACTGGTAATTATTGAGGCTGGGTATGGATACATGAAAGTTCATATGTTCTTTCtagttttgtatatattttaaattccgtaataaaactaagttaaaaatgcacagaacaagccaggaaaaaaaagaataccaggTATCATATTTCTCACAGATGAGTTTCACAACACAACTCAAAAGACTGGGAAATGCTCTAAGCATAGGGAAAAACCAATCTGACTCTACCTCCCGATAGAAGCATTACCTCTAGAGAGCGGATGCTGCTGTGATAGGTGATGGAGAGCATGGAGAGGCTGAGCACTGGAGTGGGGATATCAGGAGCCTTGCAACAGGGCTGCATCTTCTCTGTGACTGACTTCACCAGTGCAAGCACAAGTCCCTGAATACCCACAGTGGAGGTTTCAGCACTTCCCAGAACAGTCAGTGTGTCCAGTCGGACCTCTGAAGCACCTAAGATCCAGAAGCCATGTCAGCCTTGGTTTTCAGCTCTCACATGGCAACTTCAGTCCTCAGtctcctttcttatttccttcactCTATTTTATTCCTCACACCTCCATAAGTTCATTCCTCGTGTTTTAGGGAaatttttcctttcccctcttaACCTACCAGATCTGGCAAGGCCAAAAAAGTTCCCTAACTCCTAAAAATTGCCCAGAGATGTATCAGTTACTCTTTGGAActaaacacagaaagaaattttaaaaactacatgcATCTCATTTTCTTGATCTGACATCAACCTGTCTTTTTCTTACGCATCTTAATACTTACCTCTTATAAGCCCTTAAGAAATAGCTATGCAAGACCTTCCAACATCTCATGCCtctaatttggaaaattttcagataATCAGTTTCATTAAATGAGAAGGAGCTGACTGAACCACCATAACAAGCTTAGGTTACAAAGTACCCACTTCAGTAGAGACTCCCCGTCTCACTTACCAACCAGGGCAGAAAGGGTAAACAAGTTCATGTCCTCCACTTTCAAGTCCACCTTCCACAGTAACGACACAGATTCCCCCAAAGAAGACTCCCTAGAGACAGCTGACTTCCCAGATTGTGGGCCCATCAAGAATAAGATCCGAGAGAGACACTGGGCACAGGTGTCTGATGCTTCTACCTGCAGCCCTCGGATGGTACAATCAAGAAAGAGGGTATCTGACTGGGTGCTGGACAGCCCCAGAGGCTGGTTATAGCTACCCtagaaaagaagcaaaggaacCCCATTAGGAGCACACAGACACATAGTTCTGTAACGCCCTGATGTATCACCTGCTGCCAAAAAGGTGCTCAGTGCTCTCAAGCATGGCAGGATGAAGAAACTGCATGGGCCCCTGCTCACCAAAGTTCCCACTTACCTGTAGTGTGAAGGAGTCCAGGACAAGCGCCTCACCCCAAACATGCATATTAGGTGGGTGGGGTGCCCGCTGAATGTGGGAGTCACTGCCCACCCGCCAGCAGAGGTGGTCCACAGTTAGGACGCCCCGCTGATGGATACTTTGTGGCCTCAGGTGCTGGTAATCTAAACaaagaaggtgagagagaggagtTCTATGGAGCACTGTAGCTACCAATTGGGCCCAGCTCCACTAATGGACAGATTCTTGTTCCTTTTCCATTCCCGAGTCTTACCTAGACAGATGGAATTGAATCCCAAGGCAAAGGGCGGTGTATCTCCAAGCTGAATGGAAATGTTGACATTGGAGATGGACGTGCTAAAGATGATGGGAGCCAGGATTTGGGGGAAAGTTCTACATAGGGACAAGATATCACTGTTTGATAAGGAAAGAATTGCAGCTTCCTATAACGAAATAGATTCTTGAAGCTCTCAAAAGTCAGAGTGAGTCTTGCTGTGATTCTTAGAATGGGATGcaactagaaaataaaagactgaacTCATCAGTTCACTGTAACTCCCAATGGTAATCTGTAGGAATGCCAGAAAgatattaggttgaaccatatgaaattgccatttcaTAGGTCAAATACGGTGAACATCAGCATATCATATGATTCAACCTAATACAAGAAGGTGCATCCTTCCAAACTATTAACCTTAAGTTCTCTGTGACACAATGCAAGCCCTATACAAAGAGAGATATGGCACTGCTGATATGACCTGTCACCTTATAATCTAAGGCAGACAAGGTATTGTTTATCATTTAagttcagttcaacaaacatttattttgtataataaggcactgtgctgggcagtgAGGACATAAAAACAAAGAGGATATCATCATATTGTCAAAAGAGTCTAGTCTAATGGAGAAGGTATATAAAATAGGAGTGCTACTGAGTCAAGGCTACTGAAACTGAGATTTAGGAAGATTAAATATATGTTCAACATAAGATCTCACTTTAAACCAAAAGAATCCTAGAGAATCTACCTGATAAGATGGTGGCTGAAAAACACTATACTgaccttttttccctttgtttaaaAACAGATGAACTAGAAGCTTGGGTCTCCAGTGCTACCATGTGCAGCCAGTGAGAGAATTCCTGGTGCCGGTAATGAATAATACAAGTGTTCAGAACCAGGGAGGCTGAGAGGTCAATGGTGGTCACCTGGAAATGAGAACAACAGAACTGTGGGCTTGGGTTTTATTTCATTAGCTCATAATGCAACGATGTAGGGAGAGAGCAAAGAAAGGAATGATTCTTGGTAGCACAGTCATCATACCTGCACACTGGCCTTGAGGGAGTTGAGGCAGACAATGCGCTGACGGCTCTGAGACAGCAACAATCCATCTGTAAGGGCAGAGGGCAGATCAGAGGAGAACACTGGGAGGGCAAAAGGTAAAACTAGGAGAGGGTCAGAGGCAGGCAAGGAAATGAACAGACTCTCACTAACACTCATGAGTTGAGGCTACCTTCTCTCAGTatgttccctcctccccctccccaggtaCACTGATATTAACTTAAGAAGATCATGTGGAGCATGGGGAAAAAGAGTCTGGTCATCCCATTGTCTCTCAGCACCAGTATACCCCCCCTTGAACCTTTCAGGAGGAGTTCAGTGCTCATCTGTGCCATATCAGAATTTGCTGTGAAGCTTCGAAGGGGCAGCTGATCCTCATCACGGTGGTACAGGAAATGCAGCAACTTCAGCGTCCAATTCAGGTGCCTGGACCAGACACAGACATTGGCTCAGAAATACATGGAATGTTATTCTTACTCCCTTTCTTTCCACAGACAAGCTCAGTGCAGCTACTAGGCTGGTTATGGAGACTCAAGCATATGGGTCCAACTATCACTCTCCGCCCTTCTGTGACAGGAGAGATCTCACCTCTTTTGACTATTCATGGACAGCACCACGCTTGTGACCTCCATCTTCACTTGGACCTGGTCTGGCAGCTGCTGAAGGAGGTATAGGCCAGGGAGAGTTGGCTCAGCCAAgttctctgtctcctctgaaaacatgaatgaataaTACAAGAGCCATCAATCCTCAACAATCTCAAGTATCCCAAAATGCTGTCTCGTCTTTGGCCAAATCCTCCCACATAAAGTAGGCTAAGCAAATGCCCAATTTTATGCCATAAGGCAAATATCCCAGAGATCCAGGTACCTGCTGTACTTCCTTCCCCAGAGTCTAAAATATGGTATGGGGAGCAGGTCAGTATAATGGAGAGAATATAGGGTTTAGAGCCAAATAATTTAAACTCCATTTTTACTactaactagctatgtgacctcagTCAAAATACCTATCTCATCTTcctaggcttcagtttcctcatttgtgaaacgCCAAGAATTTAGTGAGAGGAAACATAAAACACATAGTACAAGTCTAATTCATGATAAATACCCACTAAATGttacttctttcacttaccacaaGCAAATACCCTATCTCCTCTAGCTATCCTCAGGGGCAAAGGCCATGGTGATTAACAAATCATACCTAAATGAGCATTGAGACTATTATTTTTTCTACCCAAGAAGAGGGCAACCAGGAAGCTCACTGACTGGGGCTTTACCTGAACAGGGAATAGGCTTGGGTGCCAGGTTTGAGCCCTGGCGCAGCAGCTGACTATGGAAGAGCCCCTCATGCAGTTCAGCATGGAGTGTCCACACATCCACAGTGACCGCCTTCAGTTGCCAACTGTTGAGGCCCACCTCTAGACACAGCTTCAGGGCCAGTGAGAGCTCTGCTAGGCAGGTGTCCTCCTGCAGGGAGAATAAGCCtctaagatgtgtgtgtgtgcagggagtTTGGGAGTTTGGGGTCAAAATGCAATGGTCTGGAAAACTACCTTGAGGGAACCCCATAAGGACACAGAATCTACAATGTAACTCCTAAGCTCCTTCGTATCTTATGCCCAGAAAGAAACAAGACATCTGAATGACCATGGCATACTCACCAACTGGCCACTCTTTAGAACTTTGCTGTTGATCTGACTTAGGCTCACCTCACATTTTAgcctgggaaaggaaaaaattaagagcaCTTGGCCCCTTTCCTCGCCATTTACTTTCAATCAAGCTTTGTTGGCTGGAAGGGACACGGCAAGCAGTAGTGCCTAATCTTACCTTTCCCTCAAATTGCCCAGAATGAGACCCTGACAGCTTGATAGGAAGGCCCTGACATCCACCCACCCTAAAACAACTATAAGGCAAGAACGGGACTACTAGACCCTCTTCTACCCAGTGTTTACCTTTTCCCATCACTATCCAAAAGAAA
The sequence above is drawn from the Equus przewalskii isolate Varuska chromosome 10, EquPr2, whole genome shotgun sequence genome and encodes:
- the BLTP2 gene encoding bridge-like lipid transfer protein family member 2 isoform X4, with product MPLFFSAVLALLLVALSALFLGRWLVVRLATKWCQRKLQAELKIGSFFWIQNVSLKFQQHQQTVEIDSLWISSKLLSHDLPHYVALCFGEVRIRTDLQKVSGLFAPFSQSAGAHQKELSFSPSLLKIFCQLFSIHVDSINIMVLKVATSESLWHIQIRESSFLLDSDGKRLKCEVSLSQINSKVLKSGQLEDTCLAELSLALKLCLEVGLNSWQLKAVTVDVWTLHAELHEGLFHSQLLRQGSNLAPKPIPCSEETENLAEPTLPGLYLLQQLPDQVQVKMEVTSVVLSMNSQKRHLNWTLKLLHFLYHRDEDQLPLRSFTANSDMAQMSTELLLKDGLLLSQSRQRIVCLNSLKASVQVTTIDLSASLVLNTCIIHYRHQEFSHWLHMVALETQASSSSVFKQREKRTFPQILAPIIFSTSISNVNISIQLGDTPPFALGFNSICLDYQHLRPQSIHQRGVLTVDHLCWRVGSDSHIQRAPHPPNMHVWGEALVLDSFTLQGSYNQPLGLSSTQSDTLFLDCTIRGLQVEASDTCAQCLSRILFLMGPQSGKSAVSRESSLGESVSLLWKVDLKVEDMNLFTLSALVGASEVRLDTLTVLGSAETSTVGIQGLVLALVKSVTEKMQPCCKAPDIPTPVLSLSMLSITYHSSIRSLEVQCGTGLTLLWSPPDHMYLYQHILATLQCRDLLRATLFSKTVPPLALETPGTTSEPEGRLPEPSPPKRLLNLALEVSTAKLTAFVAEDKFITLAAESVSLSRHGGSLQAYCPELAAGFDGNSIFNFKEVELQLLPELEEMILHRNPFPVLQTLRNRVWLLSLGSLSVEFPYQYDFSRTLDEAVGVQKWLKGLHQGTRAQASPSLAPLPPDLLLKVQHFSWVFLDDIFEVKLRDNYELMKDESKESAKRLQLLDAKVAALRKQHGELLPARKIEELYASLEHKNIEIYIQRSRRLYGNTPMRRALLTWSLVGLELVALADASFHGPERVVEQVRELDPGSPFPAEGVDLVIHWCRMLKCSVKTFLVRIRDYPRYLFEIHDWRLMGRLVGTEQSGQPCSRRRQILHLGLPWGNVAVERNMPPLKFYHDFHSEIFQYTVVWGPCWDPAWTLIGQSVDLLTKPSADPSPPLPWWDKSRLLFHGDWHMDIEQANLHQLATEDPYNTTENMHWEWSHLSFHWKPGQFVFKGDLDVNVRTASKYDDCCFLHLPDLCMTLDLQWLCHGNPYDHHGVTLRAPEFLPEVPLGQLHDSYRAFRSENLNLSIKMDLTQHSGTISQPRILLYSSTLRWMQNFWATWTSVTRPICRGKLFNNLKPSKKKLGQHYKQLSYTALFPQLQVHYWASFAQQRGIQIECSQGHVFTRGTQRLIPQAGTVMRRLISDWSVTQMVSDLSQVTVHLMASPTEENADHCLDPLVTKTHLLSLSSLTYQRHSSRMAEEELSTRVGDPAFHTHQLHLVDLRASWTTTNRDIAFGLYDGYKKAAVLKRNLSTEALKGLKIDPQMPAKKPKQSILTSAPAPPPVSTPSFSGQPDKGSSGGAYMLQKLIEETDRFVVFTEEESGVSDQLCGIAACQTDDIYNRNCLIELVNCQMVLRGAETEGCVIVSAAKAQLLQCQHHPAWYGDTLKQKTSWTCLLDGMQYFATTESSPTEQDGRQLWLEVKNIEEHRQRSLDSVQELMESGQAVGGMVTTTTDWNQPAEAQQAQQVQRIISRCNCRMYYISYSHDIDPELATQIKPPEVHENQEKEDLLKKQEGAVDTFTLIHHELEISTNPAQYAMILDIVNNLLLHVEPKRKEHSEKKQRVRFQLEISSNPEEQRSSILHLQEAVRQHVAQIRQLEKQMYSIMKSLQDDSKNENLLDLNQKLQLQLNQEKANLQLESEELNILIRCFKDFQLQQANKMELRKQQEDVSVVRRTEFYFAQARWCLTEEDGQLGIAELELQRFLYSKVVLRPQSSCQSGRQLALRLFSKVRPPVGGISVKEHFEVNVVPLTIQLTHQFFHRIMGFFFPGRSVEDDEVGDEEDKSKLVTTGIPVVKPRQLIPTDDAAPLGPGKGVAQGLNRSSGVRRSFRKAPEHPVDDIDKMKERAAMNNSFIYIKIPQVPLCVSYKGEKNSVDWGDLNLVLPCLEYHNNTWTWLDFAMAVKRDSRRALVAQVSRQSSWLFG